One genomic segment of Besnoitia besnoiti strain Bb-Ger1 chromosome VII, whole genome shotgun sequence includes these proteins:
- a CDS encoding hypothetical protein (encoded by transcript BESB_076700): protein MRAASLRPSLLLFLFSSLLAASTLCPLVPPLSFLSPSICAYALQVDCSSRGGGGSQRHSLAPSFPSSSAPAFPAAASASRLLAAAPPCGSPASASFARPPAGQRAAFLSARPLPSAHFFAPFRARHAKPAASQRLGGSAIAFSCAAHASLLSVSAAPVSPRPSAVAASAASASARQIEEAANAAQSREAGTSSAPAFRVGHGWDLHRVSTDPRRVTGPLIVGGVCVSTPPAKRSLLTRALSLLPAKLRALGSHLGLLRERVSCRAAGTEGRLGGTLASEAPPPVENAFGVVAHSDGDVLLHAVCDALFGALSLGDIGEHFPDTDPRYRGVSSSGLVKEALAKVRAAGGGGGGAWEVGSADATLVFEGFKLGPARKRAMQANLAALLEVPPTAVSLKAKTSEGVGPVGRQEAIACHVVLTLVRQASGGAGGSREEQNSKKQEAGDAADGRAAAREL, encoded by the exons ATGCGCGCCGCAAGCCTGAGGCCGTCCCTCCTGCTCTTTCTattctcttctctgctcgccgctTCCACTCTGTGCCCATTagttcctcctctctcgtttcTTTCCCCTTCAATCTGCGCGTACGCATTGCAGGTAGACTGCAGCAGCCGTGGAGGGGGCGGATCTCAGCGACACTCActcgcgccttcttttccctcctcttctgctccTGCGTtccccgctgcagcctcggcgtcgcgcctcctggctgccgcccccccctgTGGCTCGCCTGCTTCTGCATCGTTTGCACGTCCTCCCGCTGGACAGCGGGCAGCTTTCCTCTCCGctcgtcctctcccttcCGCTCACTTCTTTGCGCCTTTCCGCGCACGCCACGCTAAAcctgctgcctcgcagcggctCGGCGGGTCTGCTATTGCCTTTTCGTGCGCGGCTcatgcgtctctgctgtctgtctccgcggctcctgtttcgccgcgtccttccgccgtcgcggcctctgcagcgtctgcctccgcacgCCAGATTGAAGAGGCCGCGAACGCTGCGCAAAGTCGCGAGGCGGGAAcgagctccgcgcctgctTTCCGCGTTGGACATGGCTGGGACCTCCACAGAGTCAGCACCGATCCGCGCCGAGTCACAG GGCCGCTGATTgtcggcggcgtgtgcgtctcgACCCCTCCCGCGAAGCGGAGCCTACTCacgcgcgcgctgtcgctgctgccggcgaagctccgcgccctcggcagCCACCTGGGccttctgcgcgagcgcgtctcttgccgcgccgcggggacCGAGGGGAGGCTGGGGGGGACACTCGCGTctgaggcgccgcctccggtgGAGAACGCGTTTGGCGTTGTCGCGCACTCTGACGGCGACGTGTTGCTCCACGCGGTCTGCGACGCGCTGTTTGGCGCCCTCTCTCTGGGTGACATCGGCGAGCACTTCCCAGACACCGACCCGCGCtaccgcggcgtctcctcctccggaCTCGTGAAAGAGGCCCTCGCGAAAGtccgcgcagctggcggaggcggcgggggagcCTGGGAGGtcggcagcgccgacgcgacGCTGGTCTTTGAGGGCTTCAAGCTGGGCCCGGCACGGAAGCGCGCCATGCAGGCGaacctcgcggcgcttctcgagGTTCCGCCGACGGCAGTGAGCCTCAAAGCGAAGACCAGCGAGGGTGTCGGGCCCGTGGGGCGGCAGGAGGCGATCGCGTGCCACGTCGTGCTCACGCTCGTTCggcaggcgagcggaggcgcaggcgggagcAGAGAAGAGCAAAATTCGAAAAAACAGGAGGCAGGGGACGCTGCGGatgggcgcgccgccgcgcgagagctgtag
- a CDS encoding methyltransferase domain-containing protein (encoded by transcript BESB_076720) has protein sequence MAQNTLLGVAGAAAFGGACFFSYVLSKKPRANASFPSEKERKEIFDKSALAWDREIGLDEFLLGIRSWRKQLLTLAQGSVLEVAAGTGRNFQFYDPSKVQRLVVTDFSRPMLKKALEKKSTLQDIPVEFKLQNSAKLQFADESFDTVVDTFGICSYEKPVETLQELKRVLKDGGSLLLLEHGEGTWKYFNKKIERLLLRHVWKFGCYYNRPIHQLVSEAGFDIVLEKRRTFGTTYLIVAKKPGGEHVRKLAEAREEL, from the exons ATGGCTCAAAACACCTTGCTGGGCGTCGCAGGGGCTGCGGCATTCGGAGGCGCATGCTTCTTCAGCTACGTCCTCTCGAAGAAGCCTCGCGCGAACGCCAGTTTCCCTTCAG AAAAAGAGCGAAAAGAAATTTTCGATAAGAGCGCCCTCGCCTGGGACCGCGAAATTGGCCTTGACGAATTC CTCCTCGGCATTCGCTCTTGGCGGAAACAGCTGCTCACGCTCGCACAGGGGAGCGTCCTCGAGGTTGCCGCAG GCACCGGTCGAAATTTTCAATTCTACGACCCCAGCAAGGTTCAGCGCCTCGTG GTCACAGACTTCAGCAGGCCGATGCTCAAGAAGGCACTGGAGAAGAAAA GCACTCTGCAAGACATCCCCGTGGAATTCAAGCTGCAGAACTCTGCGAAACTCCAATTTGCAGACGAAAGCTTTGACACGGTTGTTGATACCTTCG GGATCTGCTCCTATGAGAAGCCCGTAGAGACGCTCCAGGAGCTCAAGCGCGTGCTCAAAGAC ggcggctcgctgcttctGTTGGAGCACGGGGAAGGCACTTGGAAGTACTTCAACAAGAAAAtcgagcgcctcctgctgcgccACGTCTGGAAGTTTGGCTGCTACTACAACCGCCCTATCCACCAGCTGGTCAGCGAG GCCGGTTTCGATATCGTCCtcgagaagcggcggacgTTCG GGACGACGTATCTCATCGTCGCGAAGAAACCGGGGGGCGAGCACGTGCGGAAGCTggcggaggcacgcgaggAGCTTTAG
- a CDS encoding hypothetical protein (encoded by transcript BESB_076690): MSADGLFPAFVVAEFDGSEGPTEAPSTASSDSEDIADFVVRWERRRGSLASQQKRNRAPPKRLRCIPVFEDVDPKRKRIESRVRSDEEVAPIRGGGPARFISYPSIADTDDEADVEMEESPRGVKGGKKFESRKTAVPCCDMAPVDECAARIALRCSCGPASNLVHGSECPVCAYLDLSDVPMLV; the protein is encoded by the coding sequence ATGTCGGCAGACGGCCTTTTCCCTGCTTTCGTGGTGGCGGAATTCGACGGATCCGAGGGTCCTACGGAGGCGCCGTCTACGGCGTCCTCTGACAGCGAGGACATCGCCGATTTCGTGGTGCGTtgggagcgacgacgcggaagtCTCGCGTCGCAGCAGAAGCGCAATCGAGCTCCGCCGAAGCGCCTGCGTTGCATTCCCGTGTTCGAGGACGTGGATCCGAAGAGGAAACGCATTGagtcgcgcgtccgcagcgacgaggaggttGCGCCCATTCGAGGCGGTGGGCCTGCGCGCTTCATCAGCTACCCGAGTATCGCCGAcaccgacgacgaggcggacgtAGAAATGGAGGAAAGCCCCCGAGGCGTGAAGGGCGGCAAGAAGTTCGAAAGTCGCAAGACCGCGGTGCCTTGCTGCGACATGGCGCCAGTCGATGAATGTGCGGCGCGGATTGCGCTCCGTTGCAGCTGCGGACCTGCATCGAACCTGGTGCATGGGTCAGAGTGTCCCGTTTGCGCCTACTTAGACCTCTCAGATGTGCCTATGCTCGTCTGA
- a CDS encoding YbaK/proline-tRNA ligase associated domain-containing protein (encoded by transcript BESB_076710) — MERPCDCAGCSPCRCSPCRCAKSEDLETPSTDASQASPSSSSSSSAASPLCGGAPASTEEKMRAFLTKHGVADFSIVQVPSHYYGISLEERRAMLNAPSIAHLCKTVVLENTKHIGVDDKLNSKYYMVVVQYIRKVNGERVKDLIKQVNADRGLKLGNKKLNFNFCRTSAELTGFVYNAITPFASKTEIPVIVDAPLLALQPPLLWLGGGEVDLKLRVSLADLMRIYDPLVGSVCFEQDEGDGEGGKGEGEADLARPAEQKGESEAAAGAKREAEA; from the exons ATGGAGCGACCTTGCGACTGCGCGGGCTGCTCGCCCTGCCGCTGCTCACCGTGCCGgtgcgcgaagagcgaggacCTTGAGACTCCGTCGACggacgcctcgcaggcctctccctcctcttcttcttcctcttctgcggcgtcgcctctctgcggtgGTGCGCCGGCCTCCACGGAGGAGAAGATGAGGGCGTTCCTGACCAAGCACGGCGTCGCGGACTTCTCGATTGTGCAAGTGCCGTCGCACTACTACGGTATCTCCCTCGAGGAACGCAGAGCGATGCTCAACGCCCCCTCCATCGCGCACCTCTGCAAAACTGTCGTCCTCGAGAACACCAAACACATCG GAGTGGACGACAAGCTAAACAGCAAGTACTACATGGTCGTGGTTCAGTACATTCGAAAAGTCAACGGGGAGCGCGTGAAGGACCTCATCAAACAAGTCAACGCAGAC cggggcTTGAAGCTGGGGAACAAGAAGCTGAACTTCAACTTCTGCAGGACGAGCGCCGAGCTGACGGGCTTTGTATACAACGCCATCACGCCGTTCGCCTCAAAGACCGAGATTCCGGTGATTgtcgacgcgccgctgctcgcgctgcagccgccgctgctgtggCTGGGGGGCGGCGAAGTCGACCTCAAGCTCCGCGTCAGCTTAGCCGACCTCATGCGCATCTACGACCCTCTCGTCGGCTCTGTCTGCTTCGAacaagacgagggcgacggcgagggagggaagggcgagggcgaggcggatcTCGCGCGGCCCGCTGAGCAGAAAGGCGAGtctgaggccgccgcgggggcgaagcgcgaggctgaAGCGTag
- a CDS encoding DHHC zinc finger domain-containing protein (encoded by transcript BESB_076740): MLLLFVCLFFLSVVALALLWFFGAPEGNSFSARLFRFFFVSAPARLLNTVEALCGLGARRKLEQIFFYVFHTNNPIVQLVYLAVMIGGYTQIVLVGYPWIPNAYVGEIHKFLGFAVFLSCLVTFLFCALKDPGVIDHENAKDHERLYPYDRCIYFPNSKCSTCHFNKPARSKHCRLCNVCVARFDHHCVWIGNCVGARNHGAFIIFLLTHFLMCAYGSVTMLNLLLGIVDAKKLTSAVYIDPLSGRRSPATWGVVLQYMAGRFGSLIFLAVLLVVFFFLLLGFTAYHLYTAVWRNSTTNESFKYRCMRQILAAPFPLEDEASEAKKNEESAGDAAPEAQAPAQGAKGKKADKDAEAEKETKLHPPLMTSEKAVEHVKKARGRYHHGLVQNALEVFCFDDWMRETLARREEEMKRASVASGHAVQFLAAAVAHAGEAPEERAVENETETGKKTR; encoded by the exons ATGCTGCTGCTTTTCGTTTgcctctttttcctctccgtGGTCGCGCTTGCGCTTCTTTGGTTTttcggcgcgccggaggggaattcgttctctgcgcggctcttccgcttcttcttcgtctccgcccccgcgcggCTCCTCAATACAGTCgaggctctctgcggcctcggcgcgcgtaGAAAACTCGAGCAGATCTTCTTCTACGTCTTCCACACAAACAACCCGATCGTCCAGCTCGTCTATCTGGCCGTAATGATTGGAGGATACACGCAGATCGTTCTCGTGG GGTATCCCTGGATTCCCAATGCATACGTCGGCGAAATCCACAA gTTTTTAGGCTTTGCAGTCTTCCTTTCCTGCCTCGTgaccttcctcttctgcgcacTGAAGGACCCCG GCGTTATTGATCACGAGAATGCGAAGGATCATGAGCGCCTGTACCCCTACGACCGATGCATTTACTTCCCGAATTCAAAGTGTTCCACCTGCCACTTCAACAA gcccgcgcgcagcaAGCACTGTCGACTCTGCaacgtctgcgtcgcgcgctttGACCATCACTGCGTCTGGATCGGGAactgcgtcggcgcgcggaaCCACGGCGCGTTCATCATCTTCCTCCTCACGCACTTCCTCATGTGTGC CTACGGGTCCGTGACGATGTTGAATCTGCTTCTCGGCATCGTggacgcgaagaagctgACCTCTGCAGTTTACATCGATCCGCTCTCAGGCCGCCGGTCGCCAGCGACTTGGGGCGTCGTTCTGCAG TACATGGCGGGCCGCTTTGGCTCGCTGATTTTCCTGGCGGTGTTGCTGgttgttttcttctttttgcTTCTCGGCTTCACGGCTTATCACCTCTACACGGCGGTGTGGCGCAACAGCACGACGAACGAGTCCTTCAAGtaccgctgcatgcggcagaTCCTCGCAGCGCCCTTCCCACTCGAGGacgaagcgagcgaggcaaaaaaaaacgaagagagcgctggagacgcggcgccagaggcgcaggcccctGCGCAAGGCgcgaaggggaagaaggccgacaaggacgcagaagcggagaaaGAAACGAAGCTTCACCCGCCGCTGATGACTTCCGAGAAGGCTGTCGAGCATGTCAAAAAGGCCCGAGGCCGCTACCATCACG GGTTGGTGCAGAATGCACTGGAGGTCTTTTGCTTCGATGACTGGATGCGGGAGACgctcgcgaggcgagaggaagagatgAAGCGCGCGTCCGTAGCCTCTGGGCACGCGGTCCAGTTTCTCGCGGCAGCAGTGGCtcacgccggcgaagcgccagagGAGCGCGCGGTGGAAAACGAGACAGAAACGGGAAAGAAAACGAGAtag
- a CDS encoding EF hand domain-containing protein (encoded by transcript BESB_076730) — protein MRFAVAFVSALFLLSSLSLFGLAAKGAQSQNRSASQARSASQSRPASQSPPAGQASQGGQPARPAVPAPATAQKETVVAAAAAPDRARTSADDQETVNKVGRVLDDDEEDYLREEFFEYDANGDGMLDAYEVRITHPEIANNELFSFFGSVDANQDGLLTLSEYKNYVASAM, from the exons ATGAGGTTCGCCGTCGCGTTCGTTTCCGCGCTTTTCCTTTtgtcttccctctctctcttcggctTAGCGGCGAAAGGCGCGCAGTCGCAGAATCGGTCAGCTTCTCAGgctcgctctgcttctcAGAGTCGCCCTGCTTCGCAGAGTCCCCCAGCTGGGCAGGCCTCGCAAGGggggcagccggcgcgcccggcggTGCCCGCGCCTGCCACGGCTCAAAAAGAGACGGTTgtggctgcagccgcggcgcccgaccGCGCTCGCACGTCGGCGGACGACCAGGAGACAGTCAACAAGGTGGGGCGTGTCCTCGACGATGACGAAGAAGATTATCTTAGGGAGGAGTTCTTCGAATACGACGCGAACGGCGACG GCATGCTCGACGCGTATGAGGTGCGCATCACGCACCCCGAGATCGCGAACAACGAgctgttttctttcttcggcTCTGTTGATGCCAACCAGGATGGCCTTCTCACCCTCAGCGAGTACAAGAACTACGTCGCCTCAGCCATgtag